CGTCCTGCGGAAGGTGGTCGACCGTGCGGACGCATGCGATGCCGGCCAACATTTCGCGTTTCGGATTGACGGCGTAAACCTGGCCGGGAAAACCGAGCTCCAGCGTTCGCTTCAACGCAGTTTCGGCCTCAGAGCCACCGATAAAGGCGATGGAACGAGGGTTGAGAAGCCGATGCAAGCGGTCCGGAATGGCGGTGGTGTGAGAGTTCAGGGTCATGAAAGGCTCAGGCGCCGAGCGGGCGGAGGAGGGCGCGGGAAATGATATGCCGTTGGATCTCGGACGTGCCTTCCCATATGCGCTCGATCCGCGCGTCTCTCCAGAGCCGCTCCAGCGGCAGTTCCGACATCAGGCCCATACCACCATGGATCTGCAGAGCTTCATCGGTCACCATGGCTAACATTTCTGTTGCGAACAGCTTGGCCATGGCAGCGTCCTCGTCCGTCATGCTCCCCTGGTCATATTTCCAGGCAGCGTTGAGGATCAACAGCTCGGCCGCTTTGAGCTGCATCGCCATGTCGGCGAGCTTGAAAGACACGCCCTGAAACTTTCCGATCTGCTGCCCAAATTGTTTCCGTGAGCTCGCCCATTGCAATGCGAGCTCCAGGGCTCGCTCGGCCCTGCCAAGACATGTCGCTGCCACCTGCAGGCGTGTGGCGCCCAGCCAGGTATTTGCGACGTCAAAACCCTTGTGCACCTCACCGAGAATCTGGCTCGACGGTAGACGGCAATTGTCGAAGGTCAGGATGGAATTCTTGTAGCCGCGATGAGAGACATTTTCGTAGCCATCGAGAATCTGAAAGCCTGCTGTCCCGCGGTCCACGAGAAAACCGGTGATCAGCTTCTTGGGCCCTCGTGCGGTCTCCTCTACGCCTGAGGCGGCGAAGAGGATCACGAAATCGGCGATGTCCGCATGGCTTATGAAATGCTTGGTGCCGTTGATGACCCAGTCCCCACCATCCTGCACGGCCGAGCACTTCATTGAGCGGACGTCGGAGCCTGCATCCGGCTCAGTCATGGCAAGGCAATCGATCTTTTCGCCGCGGACGACGGGGAAGAGATACTTTTCACGCTGTTCGGGTGTACAAGCCATGAGGATGTTTGATGGACGAGCGACGCAGGTCCAGTGGAGCGCATAGTTTGCGCGCCCGAGTTCTTTCTCATAGAGAACCCAGGAGACCGTATCGAGGCCCGCACCACCGGCTTCCTCCGGCATGTTTGCGGCATAGAGGCCTGCCTCGATGGCTTTGGCGGTGATCTGCTCGGCAAGGTCGGGGCGGAGAATCCCGGTTCGCTCGACTTCCGCCTCGTGGGGGTAGAGTTCTTGCTCGACGAATGCCCTGGTTGTCCGGATGAGCATGTTCTGCTCGTCGCTTAGAGCGAAGTCCATAAGCCTCTCCTCATAATCTGTTGCCAGCGACGACCGGAGTGCTCGAAGGAAATGGCAGCGCCGAATCCTCTTAGCGTGGTGGCTAGCGGAACGTCTCTGTATGTCCGTCGACGGTGAGCGCCTGACCCGAAATCATTGAGGCCTGAGGCGAAGCCAGGAACAGGACCGTGTCTGCGATCTCCTGCGGGTCGACAAATCTGCGAAGGGAAGACTGACTCGCATAATCAGCGCGAACGGCTTCTGGGCTCATGCCTGTGGCCTTTGCCTGGGACGCGATGACCTGGTCCATTCGCTCTCCGTCAACAGAGCCGGGACAAATGGCGTTGACCCGGATGCCCTGGGGCCCAAGTTCGATGGCAACTGACTTGGTGAGACCGATCACTGCCCATTTTGCGGCGGCATAGGGAGTGCGATGCCCATAGCCGTAAAGGCCCGCGGTTGATGAAAAGTTGATGATGGAGCCGGATCCCTGAAACTTCATGATCGGCGCCACCTCGCGGATGAAGAGGAACTGGCTGTCGATGTTGACGGAGAGACAACGTCGCCAGTCATCATAGCGGACATCCTCGATTAATGCCGTCGGTCCCGCGATTCCGGCATTATTGACGAGAACATCGATTCCGCCCATGTCCGCGACTGCAGCAGCGACGAAGCGCTGGACCTCGGATTCTTCTATGACATCGCATCGCTTAGCCTTGGCGGCCGGATAGGTGCTTCCGAATTCCAGAACGGCGGGTTCATCGGCATCGCAAATCCATACGCGCGCACCGAGATCCAAAAAAGCGGCGGCGGTTACGCGACCGATGCCACGTGCAGCCGCGGTGACGATGACACGTAACGGGGAGCTATTGCTCATTCCACCGGTTCCGGCACGTTCATTTGACGGCCCACATTGTTTGGTTTCGGCAGGTCCTTATGAACTGCCCAGATAGCGTTCAGCGTATCGAAGATCTCCTGTCGCATAGGGGCAGCTTTCTGAGCATGTGTATCGACATGCAACAGCATTTGCTCTGTAGTGCAGAGAAGGTCTCCCGTCCGTGCATGAAACATCTGATGGAAGAAATGGAGCCGCTTTCTGTCAAATCCGAGAAGTTGCGTAGTGAAGGTAAGAGGCTCGCCGCCGGCAACTTCCTTGACGTAATTGATGTGGGTTTCAACCGTATAGAAAGACAATCCAGATGCGCGATAGTCCTCGTCATCACCAATGAAGCGGAACAATGCATCCGTCGCGTCACCGAATGCGGTGAGGTAATAGGCTTCGCTCATATGATTGTTATAATCCACCCACTGCGGCGATACGGTTGTTTCGTACAGCTTCAGCGGGGCATCGATGGAATCGCCCTTGGTCCAGGGCTTCTGCCCCCGGGCCCTATATGTCGTCGCCTCCTCGTGCGCTAGAATCGATCCGGCACCGATTTTGTGCTGCTGAAGCACGCGCATAAGGTCCACGAGAACGTCATTACGAATGGCTTCGAGTTCCCGAACGGAACGCCCCGCCGCTTGCTCTTCGCACCCTTCAATCAGCCGGCTGTTTAGAGTGTCGTTCCAGACGGGATATTTGAGATCCGTCCAGGGAAGGTCCATGGTCGGATCGAATTGCGCCATGAAATGGCGCATTCCTCCCGGACCGCCTGCCAGATGATAGGTCAGGAAGGACCCCATGAAGGCCCAGCGCAAGCCGGCCGAATAGATGATCGAATCATCGATCTGGGCCGTAGTCGCAACTCCCTTGTTGAGGATATGCAACGCCTCCCGCCACAACGCTTCCTGGAGACGGTCGCAAATATATCCTTCGATCTCTTTCTGCAGCCTCAGCACATGCATGCCGATGCGTTCGTAATAGGCTTGCGCGCGATTCATGGCGGCAACGGTTGTCTTGTCGCCGGGAACGAGTTCCACCAGCGGCAGGAGGTAGACTGGATTAAAGGGATGGCCGATGACCACGCGTTCCGGATGCCGCTTGCATTCCGATTGGAGGCGCGAAGGGAGAAATCCTGACGAGGACGAGGCGATGATGACATCAGGGTCTGCAATGGCGTCGACTTTTGAGAACAAGCCGATCTTGAGGTCCTCGCGCTCAGGTGCAGCCTCTTGGATGAACCCGGTATTAGCGGCAACCTCCTCCAGCGAGCGCGTGAAACTCAGCGTCCCGGGTTTCGAGGGTGCGGCGGGAAGAAGTTTCGACATGGCCGGCCACGCGGTTTCGATCATGCCTCGCATGCGATCTTCCGCACCCTCGGCAGGGTCGGTGGCGATGACATCTATGCCTCGGACGAGAAGCCGTGCTGCCCATCCTGCACCGATGACGCCAGATCCAATAATGCCTACTGCCTTAATGTGTGGGTCAGTCATGAAAATAACGCCTTCATCCAGACTTTTGTCGTCGGAGAACTGCTAAAAACAGAGGCCAGGCCTCCAGAGATGCTTCATTGGGGCCGTGTCACCCAGCGTCACGGTCATGTGCCCAGCAGGCTCAAAGAGGCTGCTTCAAACCCAGGATTTCTCGTGCCTCGCTGGGACTTGCCACCTTTGTTCCCAACAACTCGATGATCTTGACCGCTCGTTCGACGAGGCTTCCATTGGAGGCATAGACTCCCTTGTCCAGATAGAGATTATCTTCCAGTCCAACCCGGACATGCCCTCCAAGAAGCACCATCTGCGCCACCATCGGCATTTGCCAACGACCGATGCCGAAGCCTGCGAACACCGCGTCCTTTGGCATGAGCCCGACCTGATAAGTGGCAGTTTCCGGACCAACCGGTGCTCCCCAAGGAATGCCAAGGCACAACTGGAACATCGGCTTGCCCTCGATCAGTCCTTCTTCGACGAGTTGCTTGGCAAACCACAAATTGCCGGAGTCGAAAATCTCCATTTCTGGTTTTACGCCGTAGGATTTGATCAGCCGGGCTTGCTCGCGAAGCTGCGTTGGGGTCTGCACGACAATGCCTTGCCCATCCCCGAAGTTGAGGGAGCCGCAATCCAGGGTGCAGATCTCGGGTCGCAGCGCCTTGACATGGAGCAGGCGCTCCTCCGGTCCCACCAGGTCGGTGCCGCCGCCAAACGTCATAGGGTGTATCCCATCTCCGATGACGAGATCGCCGCCCATGCCGGCAGTAAGATTGATGATCACGTCGGTCTTGGCGGCTTTGATGCGCTCCACCACCTCCGCATAATAATCGACGTTACGGGTGCCCTTGCCGGTCTTTGGTTCCCTCACGTGACAGTGGACAATTGCTGCACCAGCACGGTGCGCTTCGAGAGCGGAATTCGCGATCTGCTCTGGTGTGACCGGAATGGCGGGGTGCTTGCCGACCGTGTCGCCGGCGCCGGTGATGGCACAGGTGATGATGACCTTTGGCGTCAACATAGGCGTCTTTTTCTCCCCTCAATAGTCGTCGTTTTGGGTTTGAGACCGGCGCGGAGCATAACGCAACAACTCTGACCGACTTGACGTTTTTCGTCATTGACTTGATCCTTTACGACAAGACCGTTCTTTGGCGACGATCGAGATCAAGGAAGCCAGTTCAAGTGAAGCGTGACATTGCCTTTGTGCTGTTTCCGAGATTTTCGATGATCGCCTTGTTTGGGGCACTGGAGCCCCTGCGCGTCGCGAACCGATTTGCAGGCCCGGTATTCTCCTGGCGTTTCGTTTCCTCGGACGGCGCGCCCGTCGCTGCTTCGAACGAAATTCCTGTCACTGCCGAGGCCAAGCTGACGGACATCGGCAGACCAGATCTGGCCCTGTTCTGTGCAAGCTATCACCCAGAGCGCAATTATACGCGCTCCGTCGTGTCTCATGTGCGGCGTCTGGCGAGGCTGGGTATCGATTTGGGAGGGGTGGACACGGGACCATTTCTACTCGGGGAGGCGGGTGTGCTGGACGGCCATCGGGCAACTTGTCATTGGGAAAGTTTGCCCGGTTTCCGGGAGAGCTATCCCGAGGTGGATGCCACTCAAACACTGTATGAGATTGATCGAGGCCGGCTCACCTGTTCAGGGGGCGCGGCGACGATCGATATGATGCTGGATTATATCGGGCGCATCCATGGGGGTGAGCTCGCCGTGAGGGTTGCCGACCAACTGGTTCACTCTCGCTTGCCTTCGGCCCCTGCAGCCGGACGGCTGCCGGCTCATGTGCGTTATCAGGTTGGTGATCAGCGACTTATTTTGATCCTTGAGGCGATGGAGCGCCATACGGAAGAGCCTATTTCTCTAGATCGGCTTGCCGCTATGGGGGGCGTCTCCCTTCGCCAGATGGAACGCCTCTTTCAGGTTCGGCTGGGAGCCCCGCCGAACCGGATTTATCGTCGCTTACGCCTGGAACATGGGGAGCATTTGCTCTCGTATTCCCGCTTAAGTGTCACCGATGTCGCCATGGCTTGTGGATTCCAGGGCCTGTCGCAATTTTCCAGGGCCTTTAGTCGACATTTTGGGTTTCCGCCATCGTCTCACCGGACAGAGGGAGATCATTGACGATACCCTTTCTGAGACTCTGCTATAAGTTTCCGTCCAGTTTGGCCGCAGGGAGAGAATGCAATGAAGATGACAGGTGAATACGCTCTCGCGGCGCCCCGTCAGGATGTATGGGCTGCGTTGAATGATCCGGCTGTTTTGAAGGAGTGTATCCCCGGCTGCGAAACCATTGAAAAGATCAGCGACACGGAGATGGAGGCGACCGCAAAAATGAAGGTGGGGCCGGTCAGTGCACGCTTTAAAGGCCGGGTTACGCTGAGTGACCTCGATCCCCCGAACGGCTACACGATCTCGGGTGAGGGATCTGGGGGGGCTGCAGGTTTCGCCAAGGGAGGCGCCAAAGTCAGGTTATCTGATGGCGCAGCTGGCGGAACGTTGCTGAGTTATGATGTGGATGCCACCGTAGGCGGCAAGTTGGCGCAGATCGGCCAGCGGCTTGTCGACCAGACCGCAAAGAAGATGGCAGATGAGTTCTTTTTGAAGTTCGCTGAGAAGGTGGGGCGCGCGCCGGCCTCCCCTATAGACGTCGCCGTCCCGTCGGCTGCCCGGCTTGACGCGGATTCGGTTTCCGCTCCCCCGGCGATGGCCTCACCCGTAGCCCCCATTGCGCCGACGACTCCGCCGGTGGCCCCCAGCGGCTCCGTGGGCACCCGCTGGGCTGCCATACTGCTTCTCGTACTCGTCGCTGTCGCCATGATCTACTATTTTCGGATGGGCGGGTCTGCGTCAGCCCCTTGACCGGCTCCAAGAACTGGCGCCACACTGGAATGGGTCTAGAAAACGGGTCCGTCTTGATCGGGCCTGTGGGTCATTCATTTGACTCGAGGCAGGGGAGTCGCTCAGAAATGTCAGAAGTAACGATGAAGGTGAACGGCAAGGCGGTCTCTGGACAGGTCGAAGGTCGCACGCTGCTTGTTGATTTCCTCCGGGTGAACCTGGGCCTCACCGGAACCCACGTGGGTTGCGATACGAGCCAGTGCGGCGCCTGCGTTGTCCATGTCGATGGGAAATCGATAAAGTCGTGCACTATTCTGGCGTTGCAATGTCAAGACGCTGAGGTGAAGACGATCGAGGGTTTGGCTCAGAACGGCGTACTGCACCCGATGCAGGAGGCATTTCGCGAGCATCACGGGCTGCAGTGTGGCTTCTGTACCCCCGGCATGATCATGGCGGCGGTCGATATCGTCAATCGACATCCGGATGGGCTGGACGAGAAGACCATTCGCCACGAGCTTGAGGGCAACATCTGTCGCTGCACAGGCTACCATAACATTGTGAAAGCCATCAGTTCAGTCGCAAATAAAAAGTCTGCACAAGCAGCTGCTTAAACAATCTGGGGGAGACGTCCAATGAATGAGAGCGGCATCGGCAAACGTGTCCTTCGCAAGGAGGATCATCGTTTCATCACTGGAAAGGGAAGATATACTGACGATATCAATCTTCCGCATCAGACATATGCCTCCTTTGTTCGCTCACCGCATGCACATGCAAACATTCTGAGCATTGATGCTTCCGCGGCTAGGGCAGCACCTGGCGTTGTTGGAGTCTTGACAGGGGACGATCTTGCTGCGGACAAGATTGGTGGCCTGATCTGCGGTTGGATGATCCATTCTAAGGACGGAACGCCCATGAAGGCGGGTCCACATCCCGCTTTGGCGCAAGGCAAAGTGCGCTATGTCGGCGACAGTGTCGCTGTGGTCATTGCAGAGACCCCAGAGCTTGCGCAGGCGGGCGCCGAACTGCTCGAAATCGCTTATGAGCCGCTCGCAGCCACAATTTCGACGGCCGGCGCGCGGACTTCATCTGCCCCGCCCGTGCATGAAGTAGCTCCCGACAATATTGTTTACGAATGGTCGCTTGGTGATTCTGAGGCCGTCGCGCAGGCTTTTTCTCGCGCAGACCATGTCACGAAGATCGATTTGGTCAATAATCGGCTGATCCCGAACGCGATGGAGGTTCGTGCGGCCATTGGCGATTATGACTCTGGGTCTGATAGCTTTACGCTTTATACGACGAGCCAAAATCCGCATGTGGCCCGTCTCGTCTTGGCGGCCTTCGTCGGCATTGCTCCGGAGCACAAGCTTCGGGTCATCGCCCCTGACGTTGGCGGCGGTTTTGGCAGCAAGATATTCATCTATCCGGAAGAGACGGTATGCGTCTGGGCCGCAAAGAAAGTGGGTCGTCCAGTCAAGTGGGCGGGTGACAGGTCCGAGGCGTTCGTGGCTGATGCTCATGGGCGAGATCACGTAACGCATGCCGAACTGGCGCTAGCCAAAGACGGAAAGTTTCTCGCTCTCAAAGTCCATACGACCGCCAATCTCGGTGCCTATCTGTCGAC
The sequence above is drawn from the Rhodoligotrophos appendicifer genome and encodes:
- a CDS encoding acyl-CoA dehydrogenase family protein, whose product is MDFALSDEQNMLIRTTRAFVEQELYPHEAEVERTGILRPDLAEQITAKAIEAGLYAANMPEEAGGAGLDTVSWVLYEKELGRANYALHWTCVARPSNILMACTPEQREKYLFPVVRGEKIDCLAMTEPDAGSDVRSMKCSAVQDGGDWVINGTKHFISHADIADFVILFAASGVEETARGPKKLITGFLVDRGTAGFQILDGYENVSHRGYKNSILTFDNCRLPSSQILGEVHKGFDVANTWLGATRLQVAATCLGRAERALELALQWASSRKQFGQQIGKFQGVSFKLADMAMQLKAAELLILNAAWKYDQGSMTDEDAAMAKLFATEMLAMVTDEALQIHGGMGLMSELPLERLWRDARIERIWEGTSEIQRHIISRALLRPLGA
- a CDS encoding SDR family oxidoreductase; the protein is MSNSSPLRVIVTAAARGIGRVTAAAFLDLGARVWICDADEPAVLEFGSTYPAAKAKRCDVIEESEVQRFVAAAVADMGGIDVLVNNAGIAGPTALIEDVRYDDWRRCLSVNIDSQFLFIREVAPIMKFQGSGSIINFSSTAGLYGYGHRTPYAAAKWAVIGLTKSVAIELGPQGIRVNAICPGSVDGERMDQVIASQAKATGMSPEAVRADYASQSSLRRFVDPQEIADTVLFLASPQASMISGQALTVDGHTETFR
- a CDS encoding 3-hydroxyacyl-CoA dehydrogenase NAD-binding domain-containing protein, whose translation is MTDPHIKAVGIIGSGVIGAGWAARLLVRGIDVIATDPAEGAEDRMRGMIETAWPAMSKLLPAAPSKPGTLSFTRSLEEVAANTGFIQEAAPEREDLKIGLFSKVDAIADPDVIIASSSSGFLPSRLQSECKRHPERVVIGHPFNPVYLLPLVELVPGDKTTVAAMNRAQAYYERIGMHVLRLQKEIEGYICDRLQEALWREALHILNKGVATTAQIDDSIIYSAGLRWAFMGSFLTYHLAGGPGGMRHFMAQFDPTMDLPWTDLKYPVWNDTLNSRLIEGCEEQAAGRSVRELEAIRNDVLVDLMRVLQQHKIGAGSILAHEEATTYRARGQKPWTKGDSIDAPLKLYETTVSPQWVDYNNHMSEAYYLTAFGDATDALFRFIGDDEDYRASGLSFYTVETHINYVKEVAGGEPLTFTTQLLGFDRKRLHFFHQMFHARTGDLLCTTEQMLLHVDTHAQKAAPMRQEIFDTLNAIWAVHKDLPKPNNVGRQMNVPEPVE
- a CDS encoding 3-keto-5-aminohexanoate cleavage protein yields the protein MLTPKVIITCAITGAGDTVGKHPAIPVTPEQIANSALEAHRAGAAIVHCHVREPKTGKGTRNVDYYAEVVERIKAAKTDVIINLTAGMGGDLVIGDGIHPMTFGGGTDLVGPEERLLHVKALRPEICTLDCGSLNFGDGQGIVVQTPTQLREQARLIKSYGVKPEMEIFDSGNLWFAKQLVEEGLIEGKPMFQLCLGIPWGAPVGPETATYQVGLMPKDAVFAGFGIGRWQMPMVAQMVLLGGHVRVGLEDNLYLDKGVYASNGSLVERAVKIIELLGTKVASPSEAREILGLKQPL
- a CDS encoding GlxA family transcriptional regulator: MKRDIAFVLFPRFSMIALFGALEPLRVANRFAGPVFSWRFVSSDGAPVAASNEIPVTAEAKLTDIGRPDLALFCASYHPERNYTRSVVSHVRRLARLGIDLGGVDTGPFLLGEAGVLDGHRATCHWESLPGFRESYPEVDATQTLYEIDRGRLTCSGGAATIDMMLDYIGRIHGGELAVRVADQLVHSRLPSAPAAGRLPAHVRYQVGDQRLILILEAMERHTEEPISLDRLAAMGGVSLRQMERLFQVRLGAPPNRIYRRLRLEHGEHLLSYSRLSVTDVAMACGFQGLSQFSRAFSRHFGFPPSSHRTEGDH
- a CDS encoding (2Fe-2S)-binding protein, translating into MSEVTMKVNGKAVSGQVEGRTLLVDFLRVNLGLTGTHVGCDTSQCGACVVHVDGKSIKSCTILALQCQDAEVKTIEGLAQNGVLHPMQEAFREHHGLQCGFCTPGMIMAAVDIVNRHPDGLDEKTIRHELEGNICRCTGYHNIVKAISSVANKKSAQAAA